A genomic stretch from Hydrogenimonas urashimensis includes:
- the rpmE gene encoding 50S ribosomal protein L31 encodes MKKGIHPEYMECHVSCACGNSFTVLSNKPEMRVDICNACHPFFTGSEKIVDATGRVEKFKNKYKLGK; translated from the coding sequence ATGAAAAAAGGGATCCATCCCGAGTATATGGAATGCCATGTAAGCTGTGCCTGCGGCAACAGTTTTACGGTACTCTCCAACAAACCCGAAATGCGCGTGGACATCTGCAACGCGTGCCACCCGTTCTTCACAGGATCTGAGAAGATCGTCGACGCGACCGGTCGTGTCGAGAAGTTCAAAAACAAATACAAACTGGGAAAATAA
- a CDS encoding type II secretion system F family protein — translation MRYFRIEYRRSRQKEAIVLESESKIDAIRRFQQMTLGVMLSVREVSKPLSLTIRQKIDELRSPLRNKRVVQEPYIASLRQIHVMLDAGMPINQCIEEAVRSTDNEMLRAILTSMLRDIESGVSLSDAVKPFKRQLGNLSLSMFHLGEQTGTLSESIAKLADILERILQNRRQLVKATRYPLFTITAMMIAFVVVIVMVVPQFQEVFSDSGAELPYPTQLLLWIEHAVTRYGPYILGGAVLLVMLFSHMYRKYPAVRLEADRWLLKVYIVGKVTHYAMIGRFIYIFNVLMHAGIPITDALDAAIGVVDNAYMRQRLASIRRAIEEGRPLFSGFEESGMFANMINQMVKAGEQGGALTTMLEKVTKYYQEKYQYLVDNVASMIEPILISAIAGFVLLLALGIFLPMWSMAEAMGM, via the coding sequence ATGCGTTATTTCCGTATCGAGTACCGCCGGAGCCGACAAAAAGAGGCGATCGTTCTGGAGTCCGAATCGAAGATCGACGCGATTCGGCGGTTTCAGCAGATGACGCTGGGCGTCATGCTTTCGGTCAGGGAGGTCTCCAAGCCCCTTTCGCTGACGATCCGGCAGAAGATCGATGAGCTTCGTTCCCCCCTGCGGAACAAACGGGTGGTGCAGGAGCCCTATATCGCCTCGCTGCGCCAGATCCATGTCATGCTCGATGCCGGGATGCCGATCAACCAGTGTATCGAAGAGGCGGTCCGATCAACCGACAACGAGATGCTCCGGGCGATACTGACATCGATGCTGCGGGATATCGAAAGCGGTGTAAGCCTGAGCGACGCTGTCAAACCTTTCAAAAGGCAGCTCGGCAATCTCTCCCTTTCCATGTTCCATCTGGGCGAGCAGACCGGGACGCTTTCGGAATCGATCGCCAAGCTGGCCGACATACTGGAGCGGATTCTGCAGAACCGCCGGCAGCTCGTCAAGGCGACCCGCTACCCCCTCTTTACGATCACCGCCATGATGATCGCTTTCGTCGTCGTCATCGTGATGGTGGTTCCGCAGTTTCAGGAGGTCTTTTCCGACAGTGGGGCGGAGCTTCCCTATCCAACACAGCTGCTGCTGTGGATCGAGCATGCGGTGACCCGCTACGGTCCCTATATCCTGGGAGGAGCGGTACTGCTCGTGATGCTCTTCTCCCATATGTACAGAAAGTATCCCGCCGTGCGTCTGGAGGCTGACCGCTGGCTGCTGAAAGTCTATATCGTCGGAAAAGTCACCCACTACGCGATGATCGGGCGATTCATCTATATTTTCAACGTGCTGATGCATGCGGGAATCCCGATTACCGATGCGCTCGACGCGGCGATCGGTGTCGTGGACAACGCCTATATGCGGCAGAGACTCGCGTCGATCCGGCGTGCCATCGAGGAGGGGCGTCCCCTCTTCAGCGGGTTCGAGGAGAGCGGCATGTTCGCCAACATGATCAACCAGATGGTCAAAGCGGGAGAACAGGGGGGTGCGCTGACGACGATGCTCGAGAAGGTCACCAAATACTATCAGGAGAAGTACCAATACCTCGTCGACAACGTCGCCTCGATGATCGAACCGATTCTCATTTCGGCGATCGCGGGGTTCGTTCTCCTGCTCGCTCTGGGAATCTTTCTTCCGATGTGGAGCATGGCCGAAGCGATGGGAATGTAG
- a CDS encoding type II secretion system protein, producing the protein MRKGFTLIELIFVIVVIGILSAVALPRFTHLKQNAEVSNMVKAYTALSTSGSSAYLNATELNGMTPAEVSMETLMKISPINPNTGKGWWRYNEDYFRYYIDPSKYMQFRYMNNGQVQIYTYINGANKDVYQNALNKKLGLTFSNERNTTTIDLTTE; encoded by the coding sequence ATGCGCAAAGGTTTTACCCTTATCGAACTGATTTTCGTCATCGTGGTGATCGGCATTCTCTCCGCCGTCGCACTTCCGAGATTCACCCATCTCAAACAGAATGCCGAAGTCTCCAATATGGTCAAAGCCTATACAGCACTTTCGACGAGCGGGTCGTCCGCCTACCTGAACGCGACCGAACTCAATGGTATGACACCCGCAGAGGTGAGCATGGAGACGTTGATGAAAATCTCCCCGATCAACCCCAACACCGGCAAAGGTTGGTGGCGATACAACGAAGACTATTTCCGATACTACATCGATCCTTCCAAATATATGCAGTTCAGATATATGAACAATGGACAGGTTCAGATTTATACCTACATAAATGGTGCCAACAAAGACGTGTACCAAAACGCCCTGAACAAGAAACTGGGCCTGACATTCAGTAACGAGAGAAACACGACAACCATCGATTTGACAACGGAGTAG
- a CDS encoding type II secretion system protein, producing the protein MRRAFTLIEIIMVIVITGILAIGTFKALNALFIRSVKARAVTELSLNTQAVLDQLSMLLYNRIPASVIGYDPSDGSVQPLGSILSAKPVLEWLGTAEEALTFRKYSGFIDMNRSSYATRTLFSPDSDGFALNRSEQLKFGHSEDIYGKDLIRLVFAGTFDEGDVAAGDPVNAFAWHGGRADGIFAIRMRQNGEIVLSGSPAYIYEKYYLADSAYAVARAKEIDKNAACIKNLPTKVADETLLLFYDYRPWKGESFCADPKGAQAGKVTVLAEDVSGFRAETVNRTIRLGIDMLRAVRGASPVHISKQKVVF; encoded by the coding sequence ATGAGACGGGCTTTTACGCTGATCGAGATTATCATGGTGATCGTCATAACCGGTATTCTCGCCATCGGGACCTTCAAAGCGCTCAACGCCCTTTTTATCCGCAGTGTCAAAGCGCGGGCCGTGACGGAACTCTCACTCAACACTCAGGCGGTGCTCGATCAGCTCAGTATGCTTCTGTATAACCGCATTCCCGCTTCGGTCATCGGTTACGATCCTTCGGACGGGAGCGTCCAGCCGCTGGGGAGCATACTTTCGGCCAAACCGGTTCTCGAATGGCTGGGGACCGCCGAAGAGGCTTTGACATTTCGAAAGTACAGCGGATTTATAGATATGAACAGAAGTTCATATGCCACCCGGACGCTTTTCTCGCCTGATAGCGACGGGTTTGCGCTCAACAGGAGTGAGCAGCTGAAATTCGGCCATTCGGAGGATATATACGGCAAGGACCTGATCCGCCTGGTCTTTGCCGGGACTTTCGACGAGGGGGATGTGGCCGCGGGCGATCCCGTCAACGCCTTTGCATGGCACGGGGGGAGAGCCGACGGAATCTTCGCGATCCGGATGCGGCAGAATGGCGAAATCGTACTGAGCGGTTCGCCTGCCTACATTTACGAAAAGTACTATCTCGCCGACAGCGCCTACGCCGTGGCACGGGCGAAGGAGATCGACAAGAACGCCGCCTGCATCAAAAATCTGCCGACGAAAGTGGCCGATGAAACGCTGCTGCTCTTTTACGACTACCGGCCGTGGAAGGGGGAGAGTTTCTGCGCCGATCCGAAAGGCGCACAGGCGGGCAAAGTGACCGTGCTGGCGGAGGATGTGTCGGGATTCCGCGCCGAGACGGTCAACCGCACGATCCGTCTTGGCATCGACATGTTGCGAGCCGTCCGTGGTGCCTCGCCGGTGCATATCTCCAAGCAGAAGGTGGTGTTTTGA
- a CDS encoding type II secretion system protein GspD, with product MKRIFAALMLSALVLFGSVDCQNKLFSFSTGAQNGPITIFDIVRNLADTCEFSVMFSDEEAKRVVRTPLEMVHIHDYTLDEMFSFLFDEHNMFYRYDPQRRILTISYIETKSFHIDYVNLSELKTESIKSITVGASNNNDNYNTYGGGGGYGNTGSGGYGSGYGNENGGDNSDYTTIKTVTEFKFWDNFKEQIDAILQRDEDSHRVRSKSLINKEAGIVTVTGTKRQIERVQEYINHVTGRLHKQIMLEANLIELRYADKNTTGVDWSRFDLKLRGLARKGDAFLLPEGYKLGYQFTMDGLLSFLQRYGDVHTISNPKVMTLNNQPAVINVGDQINYKYQTGAITTTTTGNPVGTNTYTIGSVFVGLTLNIVPEVTDDGFIILKINPVVSEPIRRNEGLDYNPQPEEGDFPSSPLNTDEDSSVRQMPPDVKIKQLTSIVKVKNGHKVVIGGLISKRVINSNTKVPLLGDIPLLGRAFHHTGTEMQKVELIVIITPRIVDGTEVPSIDEALQMEGEER from the coding sequence ATGAAACGGATCTTCGCCGCGCTGATGCTTTCGGCACTTGTGCTTTTCGGGTCGGTCGATTGTCAGAACAAACTCTTCTCGTTTTCCACCGGCGCGCAGAACGGCCCCATCACCATTTTCGACATCGTCCGGAATCTGGCGGACACCTGCGAATTCAGCGTCATGTTCTCCGACGAGGAGGCCAAAAGAGTCGTACGAACGCCTTTGGAAATGGTCCATATCCATGACTATACACTCGACGAAATGTTCTCCTTTCTTTTCGACGAACACAATATGTTCTACCGTTACGACCCGCAACGGAGGATCCTCACCATCTCCTACATCGAGACCAAGTCGTTCCATATCGACTACGTCAACCTGAGCGAACTCAAAACGGAGTCGATCAAGTCGATCACGGTGGGCGCTTCGAACAACAACGACAACTACAACACCTACGGGGGGGGTGGCGGCTACGGCAACACCGGAAGCGGCGGGTACGGATCGGGGTACGGCAACGAAAACGGCGGCGACAATTCCGACTACACCACGATCAAAACGGTGACGGAGTTCAAATTCTGGGACAATTTCAAGGAGCAGATCGACGCCATTTTGCAGAGGGACGAAGACAGCCACAGGGTCCGGAGCAAATCGCTGATCAACAAGGAGGCAGGTATCGTCACCGTCACGGGCACGAAGCGGCAGATCGAACGTGTGCAGGAGTATATCAATCATGTCACAGGACGCCTCCACAAGCAGATCATGCTGGAAGCCAATCTGATCGAGCTGCGGTACGCCGACAAAAATACGACGGGAGTGGATTGGAGCCGGTTCGACCTGAAGCTCCGCGGACTGGCCCGCAAAGGGGATGCCTTCCTGCTTCCCGAGGGGTACAAGCTCGGGTACCAGTTTACGATGGACGGGCTTCTTAGTTTTCTGCAGCGCTACGGGGATGTCCACACGATCTCCAATCCCAAGGTGATGACCTTGAACAACCAGCCGGCGGTCATCAATGTGGGAGACCAGATCAACTACAAATACCAAACCGGCGCCATTACGACGACCACTACCGGCAATCCTGTGGGCACCAACACCTATACGATCGGTTCGGTGTTCGTCGGTCTGACGCTCAATATCGTCCCGGAAGTGACGGACGACGGATTCATCATCCTCAAAATCAATCCTGTCGTCAGCGAACCGATTCGTCGGAACGAGGGACTTGACTACAACCCTCAGCCCGAAGAGGGGGACTTCCCGAGCAGTCCTCTCAATACGGACGAAGACTCCTCGGTGCGCCAGATGCCGCCGGATGTGAAAATCAAGCAGCTCACATCCATCGTCAAGGTCAAAAACGGCCACAAGGTCGTAATCGGCGGACTCATCAGCAAACGGGTGATCAACTCGAACACGAAGGTGCCGCTGCTTGGAGACATACCGCTGCTTGGCCGGGCTTTTCACCATACCGGCACCGAAATGCAGAAGGTGGAGCTGATCGTCATTATCACACCCCGTATCGTCGACGGCACGGAAGTGCCTTCCATTGACGAGGCGCTTCAGATGGAGGGAGAAGAGAGATGA
- a CDS encoding pilus assembly FimT family protein has protein sequence MKNRAFTLIELIFVLILVGILGSTAAALFRPDRLLNDTKFILAKIMKTRYEAIGYDHRNFDGSMTHAPIGCLRLQKGALEDNRSIAGSYRMKESTAITFGGIGGNTICFDSLGRPHDGDFSLASLLHRPVDINVSNGKKTYSIIVYPVSGYVTMKY, from the coding sequence ATGAAAAACAGAGCCTTTACCCTGATCGAACTGATTTTCGTCCTGATTCTCGTAGGAATACTCGGGAGCACTGCTGCCGCACTGTTCCGTCCGGACCGGCTGCTGAACGACACCAAATTCATCCTCGCCAAAATCATGAAAACCCGGTACGAGGCGATCGGCTACGACCACAGAAACTTCGACGGATCGATGACGCATGCCCCAATCGGCTGCCTGAGGCTTCAAAAGGGTGCGCTCGAAGACAACCGCTCCATCGCGGGCAGCTACCGGATGAAAGAGAGTACGGCCATCACCTTCGGGGGCATCGGCGGGAACACAATTTGCTTTGACTCCCTAGGACGGCCTCACGACGGGGACTTCAGTCTCGCTTCACTTCTCCATCGGCCGGTCGATATTAATGTAAGCAACGGAAAAAAAACCTATTCGATCATCGTCTATCCGGTGAGCGGATATGTTACAATGAAATATTAA
- a CDS encoding type II secretion system protein — protein MRAFTLIELIFVIVLIGILSVVALPRFTGMRDNAKIASELSTAASVQTAIDACHGEWIINEGAFVCGKDIDPSDSTQFDQSNGFPLVLGSDDTHPLNRILKNADNIKWVRDSAGHYRGPASNNGVKPKNPDVAGKPDGNDYWEYNAASGEFRLIDN, from the coding sequence ATGCGCGCTTTCACACTGATCGAACTGATTTTCGTCATCGTCCTGATCGGCATACTGAGCGTCGTGGCGCTGCCGCGCTTCACCGGAATGCGCGACAACGCAAAGATCGCCTCCGAACTCTCGACCGCCGCGTCCGTGCAGACCGCCATCGACGCCTGCCACGGCGAATGGATCATCAACGAAGGAGCTTTCGTATGCGGCAAAGATATCGATCCTTCGGACAGCACCCAGTTCGACCAGAGCAACGGATTTCCCCTCGTCCTGGGAAGCGACGACACCCATCCTCTCAACCGTATTCTGAAAAACGCCGACAATATCAAATGGGTCAGAGACAGCGCGGGGCATTACAGAGGGCCCGCCTCGAACAATGGCGTCAAACCGAAAAACCCCGATGTGGCGGGCAAACCGGACGGCAACGACTACTGGGAATACAATGCGGCCTCCGGGGAGTTCCGCCTGATCGACAACTGA
- the rsmI gene encoding 16S rRNA (cytidine(1402)-2'-O)-methyltransferase gives MPIDDFGQRLAVVLTLLPTPIGNIEDISLRALRVLEEAEILLCEDTRVAKRLLHLLSERFGLKHRIEKFISLHSHNEKERLAALSPDFFDRRVVYVSDAGMPCISDPGAMLVAWCQEHGVDYTVLPGPSAFATAYAASGFPFAQFIFYGFLPHKEKARESELTHLVKARYPVILYEAPHRMEKLLDALDAMVPSRTVFVAKEITKRHERFFKGRPAELKKAITGSLLKGEWVVILSPDEARQEGAGIDTADIEAMDIPPKQKAKLLARATGRSVRECYEEIVRKRGS, from the coding sequence TTGCCGATTGACGATTTCGGGCAGCGGCTTGCCGTTGTGCTGACTCTTCTTCCCACTCCCATCGGCAATATCGAAGACATCTCGCTTCGCGCGCTCCGTGTCCTGGAAGAGGCGGAGATTCTTCTTTGCGAAGATACCCGCGTCGCCAAAAGACTCCTGCATCTTCTATCCGAACGGTTCGGGCTCAAGCACCGGATCGAAAAGTTCATTTCGCTCCACAGCCACAACGAAAAAGAGAGGCTCGCCGCTCTCTCTCCCGACTTTTTCGACCGCCGTGTGGTCTATGTCAGCGATGCGGGCATGCCCTGTATCAGCGATCCCGGCGCGATGCTGGTGGCCTGGTGCCAGGAGCATGGAGTCGACTACACCGTTCTGCCGGGTCCCTCGGCTTTCGCGACGGCCTACGCGGCCAGCGGCTTTCCTTTTGCGCAATTTATCTTCTACGGGTTTCTCCCCCACAAAGAGAAGGCGCGGGAGAGCGAGCTGACCCATTTGGTGAAAGCGCGCTATCCGGTCATTCTCTACGAGGCTCCGCACCGGATGGAAAAACTTCTGGACGCGCTGGATGCCATGGTGCCTTCGCGTACGGTTTTTGTCGCCAAGGAGATTACCAAGAGACACGAGCGTTTTTTCAAGGGCAGACCGGCCGAACTGAAAAAGGCGATCACCGGCTCTTTGCTCAAAGGAGAGTGGGTCGTCATCCTCTCCCCGGATGAAGCCCGGCAGGAAGGGGCGGGCATCGACACCGCCGACATCGAGGCGATGGATATTCCGCCCAAACAGAAGGCGAAATTGCTGGCCAGGGCGACGGGACGGAGTGTAAGGGAGTGCTACGAAGAGATTGTCAGAAAGCGGGGGTCGTGA
- the rlmB gene encoding 23S rRNA (guanosine(2251)-2'-O)-methyltransferase RlmB — MIVYGKQICKFLIERHPELINRFLLAKEIDKKDFGKISGIGKPIERVDAKKAQALARGGNHQGWLCDIKPYRYSGIAPLKKMAFLVVLAGLTDVGNIGAIIRTAYALGADGVVAAGVGQLQSEAVVRASAGAMFDLPVAIAPNLLDLLNELKQSGFTLYGAGLGGQSIETVEVAPRRVLVLGSEGSGIPKRALEKMDKIVTIEMARPFDSLNVSAAAAILIYRMGHA; from the coding sequence ATGATAGTCTACGGCAAACAGATTTGTAAATTTCTGATCGAACGTCATCCCGAACTGATCAACCGTTTTCTGCTGGCCAAAGAGATCGACAAAAAGGATTTCGGAAAAATTTCCGGAATCGGGAAGCCGATCGAACGCGTCGATGCCAAAAAGGCGCAGGCGCTGGCCAGAGGCGGCAACCACCAGGGGTGGCTGTGCGATATCAAACCCTATCGATACAGCGGGATCGCTCCTTTAAAGAAGATGGCGTTTCTCGTGGTGCTCGCCGGATTGACCGATGTGGGAAACATCGGAGCGATCATCCGCACCGCCTACGCCCTGGGTGCCGACGGGGTGGTGGCGGCCGGGGTCGGGCAGCTGCAGAGCGAAGCGGTGGTCCGGGCGAGCGCCGGTGCGATGTTCGACCTGCCGGTGGCGATCGCGCCCAATCTGCTCGACCTTCTCAACGAGTTGAAACAGTCGGGCTTCACGCTCTACGGAGCGGGCCTTGGCGGCCAATCCATCGAAACCGTCGAAGTGGCTCCCCGCCGCGTTCTCGTTCTCGGAAGCGAAGGGAGCGGCATACCGAAAAGGGCGTTGGAGAAGATGGACAAGATAGTGACGATCGAAATGGCCCGGCCATTCGATTCGTTGAATGTAAGTGCCGCTGCGGCGATACTGATCTACAGGATGGGACATGCTTGA
- a CDS encoding type II secretion system protein yields the protein MMKRGFTLIELIFVIIVIGILAGVALPKLQHMKQNAEVTSVFKIVQDALSSVPPAYINLMDLNGTEARISEIYEIKGSPYWRIDRNYNASSDAWLYISPQGDLNATITIDHSLNPPVLFTRIDVEYNANNPKYQKMKRLVAPFDNTFDGHYTVTIELQ from the coding sequence ATGATGAAACGCGGGTTTACACTCATCGAACTGATCTTCGTGATCATCGTCATCGGAATTTTAGCAGGCGTCGCCCTGCCGAAACTGCAGCACATGAAGCAGAACGCGGAAGTGACCAGCGTCTTCAAGATCGTGCAGGATGCCCTCTCTTCCGTCCCGCCCGCCTACATCAACCTGATGGATCTCAACGGCACGGAAGCCAGAATCAGCGAAATCTACGAAATCAAAGGTTCTCCCTACTGGCGTATCGACAGAAACTACAACGCCTCCTCCGACGCGTGGCTCTATATCAGCCCGCAGGGTGATCTCAACGCCACGATCACCATCGACCACAGCCTAAATCCCCCGGTGCTTTTCACACGGATCGATGTGGAATACAATGCGAACAATCCCAAGTACCAGAAGATGAAACGGCTCGTCGCGCCGTTTGACAACACGTTCGACGGCCACTACACGGTTACGATAGAGCTGCAGTAG
- a CDS encoding GspE/PulE family protein translates to MIRQKIRLGDLLVEKGLVTESQLQHALAVQKTSNFTKRLGEILVDEGFVTEREIAEQLAEQLHLEFIDLYGIELDFKLLGRFPIQVLKNAWAIPFKEDEEYIYVATSDPLNYDALEVLERSVVTKPLKLYMAMKGDILHIFQRLEIIHNTKSIVEEVKREIKHHGIKNESEESAVLKLIRLIIRDATLRNASDLHIEPDDHDVSIRARVDGVLHETFIFDLEVYTALASRIKILGNLDISERRRSQDGRFMLVIDGKEYDFRLSTTPTLHGESIVMRILDQQKVLLKMSELGFEDENLKTFQDVIHQPYGIVLLTGPTGSGKTTTLYAALNEVKSIENKVLTIEDPVEYQLPLIQQVQVNEKIGFTFAEALKSFLRQDPDIIMVGEIRDIETLNAAAQASLTGHLVFSTLHTNDAPSAISRMVQMGLEPYLIADALIAIVAQRLVRKICPYCKTEVKPHRDLLQKVERWLPENPTFYKGTGCPQCEMTGYMGRTLIVEILRVDEEVAQKISEGATKLEIARIAQERGVYQPMIENGIEKAAKGVTTLDEILRVTRS, encoded by the coding sequence ATGATACGACAGAAGATCCGACTCGGTGACCTGCTGGTCGAAAAGGGGCTTGTAACGGAAAGCCAGTTGCAGCACGCGCTTGCGGTTCAAAAAACAAGCAATTTCACGAAAAGACTGGGAGAGATACTGGTCGATGAAGGATTCGTAACCGAGAGGGAGATTGCCGAGCAGCTGGCGGAGCAGCTGCATCTGGAATTCATCGATCTTTATGGCATCGAGCTCGATTTCAAACTGCTGGGGCGCTTTCCGATACAGGTACTCAAAAATGCCTGGGCGATTCCTTTTAAAGAGGATGAAGAGTATATCTATGTCGCGACGTCCGATCCGTTGAATTACGATGCGCTGGAGGTGCTCGAACGCTCCGTCGTGACCAAGCCTCTGAAACTCTATATGGCGATGAAGGGGGATATCCTCCATATCTTCCAGCGTCTGGAGATCATCCACAATACCAAGTCGATCGTGGAGGAGGTGAAACGGGAGATCAAGCATCACGGCATCAAAAACGAGAGCGAGGAGAGTGCGGTACTCAAGCTGATCCGTCTGATCATTCGCGATGCGACACTGCGCAATGCCAGCGATCTTCATATCGAGCCGGACGATCATGATGTCTCCATCCGCGCGCGGGTGGACGGGGTCCTTCACGAGACTTTCATCTTCGACCTGGAGGTCTATACGGCCCTTGCGTCACGCATCAAGATTCTGGGCAATCTCGACATTTCGGAACGCCGGCGTTCCCAGGATGGCCGTTTCATGCTGGTCATTGACGGCAAAGAGTACGACTTCAGACTTTCGACGACGCCGACGCTGCATGGGGAGTCGATCGTCATGCGAATTCTGGACCAGCAGAAGGTCCTGCTCAAAATGTCGGAACTCGGTTTTGAAGATGAAAACCTCAAGACGTTCCAGGATGTGATCCATCAGCCTTATGGTATCGTGCTGCTGACAGGTCCCACAGGAAGCGGCAAAACGACGACCCTCTACGCCGCGCTCAACGAGGTCAAGAGCATAGAGAACAAAGTGCTGACCATCGAAGACCCTGTGGAATACCAGCTGCCGCTTATCCAGCAGGTTCAGGTCAACGAGAAGATCGGATTCACTTTCGCCGAAGCGCTCAAATCGTTTCTTCGGCAGGATCCCGATATCATCATGGTCGGGGAGATTCGCGATATCGAGACCCTCAACGCGGCCGCCCAGGCGTCGCTGACGGGACATCTTGTCTTCTCCACGCTCCATACCAACGATGCGCCGAGTGCCATCAGCCGAATGGTTCAGATGGGTCTGGAACCCTATCTGATCGCCGACGCCCTGATCGCCATCGTCGCTCAGCGGCTCGTGCGGAAAATATGCCCCTATTGCAAAACCGAAGTGAAACCGCATCGCGACCTTTTGCAGAAAGTGGAGAGATGGTTGCCGGAAAATCCCACGTTCTACAAAGGGACGGGGTGCCCGCAATGCGAAATGACAGGCTATATGGGCCGGACGCTCATCGTCGAGATCCTTCGGGTCGACGAAGAGGTGGCCCAGAAGATATCGGAAGGTGCGACGAAACTCGAGATCGCCAGGATCGCGCAGGAACGCGGGGTCTACCAGCCAATGATAGAAAACGGCATCGAGAAGGCGGCAAAGGGCGTTACGACGCTCGATGAGATTTTGAGGGTCACACGGAGCTGA
- a CDS encoding ATP-binding protein → MNDFQKASRLFEDRVDRDDYFEAASSELSKMTLLGLINESERKPVFLLGDPGVGKTKMLHTIKNALWESGDDRIVIHLNEPFSDPVSFLRHLLKASGVDERGEPEELKKRAADHFREHEHLIMIDEAQLMDESSFEFLRILSDTKAFRLLLSMHKEEGEAILEKPHFKSRSHRVVEIGRLDAVEVGEYLTTTLLKEGLGEIATMIDKKSAKRIHRYSAGNFRHVKRMAQVLFELMGYAKSNGMKRYRTLNRCLLDMAAIDLGLIDA, encoded by the coding sequence ATGAACGATTTTCAAAAAGCCTCCAGACTTTTTGAAGATCGCGTCGACCGGGACGACTATTTTGAAGCGGCCAGTTCCGAACTTTCGAAAATGACACTTCTGGGACTGATAAACGAGAGCGAAAGGAAACCGGTCTTTTTGCTGGGTGACCCCGGAGTGGGCAAGACGAAAATGCTCCATACGATCAAAAACGCTCTTTGGGAATCGGGCGATGATCGGATCGTGATTCATCTGAACGAGCCTTTTTCCGATCCTGTATCCTTTTTACGGCATCTTCTCAAGGCGAGCGGAGTCGACGAAAGGGGAGAGCCCGAAGAACTCAAAAAGCGGGCAGCGGACCATTTTCGGGAACATGAACATCTGATCATGATCGACGAGGCGCAGCTGATGGACGAATCTTCTTTTGAGTTTCTGCGTATTCTGTCGGACACCAAAGCGTTTCGTCTGCTTCTTTCGATGCACAAGGAGGAGGGGGAGGCCATTCTTGAAAAACCCCACTTCAAATCCCGAAGCCACAGGGTGGTGGAGATCGGCAGGCTGGATGCGGTCGAGGTGGGTGAATATCTTACGACCACTCTTCTTAAAGAGGGGCTGGGCGAGATCGCCACGATGATCGACAAAAAGAGCGCCAAACGCATTCACCGCTACAGTGCCGGCAATTTCAGGCATGTCAAACGGATGGCGCAGGTACTGTTCGAACTGATGGGCTATGCAAAGAGCAACGGAATGAAGCGGTATCGGACTCTCAACCGCTGCCTGCTCGACATGGCCGCGATCGATCTGGGGCTTATCGATGCATAA
- the gspM gene encoding type II secretion system protein GspM, with protein sequence MLRETESQLEAFPPAKRMALTAGTALMIVALGWYGWIEPLGEQIDAARMECRQLEQKIAAVDLRRIERKLEEVKKRRMELEEKVQETAAAKRYLQSRAKRLDFIWFEQKSFLEMLDRVLKRSVELGLRIDLIESSDDKGGVSPMIERRKRVRIDGAGDFPDIVRLIHYIESFNALLKVEGVKIGLDKKNETLFHLDLVSYGAKL encoded by the coding sequence ATGCTCCGGGAGACCGAAAGCCAGCTGGAAGCGTTCCCTCCGGCCAAAAGGATGGCCCTCACGGCCGGGACGGCACTGATGATCGTGGCGCTCGGATGGTACGGATGGATCGAACCATTAGGGGAGCAGATCGACGCGGCGCGGATGGAGTGCCGGCAGCTCGAGCAGAAGATCGCCGCGGTCGATCTGCGCCGAATCGAAAGAAAGCTGGAAGAGGTCAAAAAGAGGCGAATGGAACTTGAAGAAAAAGTTCAGGAGACAGCGGCGGCGAAACGCTACCTTCAGAGTCGGGCGAAACGGCTCGATTTCATCTGGTTCGAGCAGAAGAGTTTCCTGGAGATGCTTGACCGGGTGCTCAAACGCTCGGTCGAACTCGGCCTGCGCATCGATCTGATCGAAAGCTCCGACGATAAAGGCGGGGTCTCGCCGATGATCGAAAGAAGAAAGCGTGTCCGTATCGACGGTGCGGGAGATTTTCCGGATATCGTGAGACTGATCCACTATATCGAAAGCTTCAATGCTCTTCTCAAAGTCGAAGGGGTGAAAATTGGGCTCGACAAGAAGAACGAGACCCTTTTCCATCTCGATCTAGTGAGTTACGGAGCGAAACTGTGA